The following are encoded together in the Chiloscyllium plagiosum isolate BGI_BamShark_2017 chromosome 19, ASM401019v2, whole genome shotgun sequence genome:
- the LOC122559489 gene encoding uncharacterized protein LOC122559489 translates to MLRTSYGNKMNRNSKRQKLEDSTKRVQPASELGQININAVQSACDNQSSQRADHQDIWDASADLLLNSQNAAAARQFTHDESPPLVKWNASSPVTHLHSRVQRSQSAEASSSPETFDNKKAALLLTQSADKTEGPLISPPHATSVVQEKPASFPSAMRSPTTKPADTLHWPRCSSQGSGSLSPADKAYNPLSPHCAWAEPIMESHLTNATSKSFQGNLTLAVRAEEFSRVQEAASRVGVHVSNATSNDQKGDASVPPSEGLPEQLIALPIESSKLFSAPSNLIDQAGLQCKASNEVSAGIQAVNGFPSSDIYTTNGNKVSFQKTMKDRVWQF, encoded by the exons ATGTTGCGAACTTCTTACGGAAATAAAATGAATAGAAATTCGAAACGTCAAAAGCTGGAAGATTCTACAAAGCGTGTTCAACCAGCTTCTGAATTGGGTCAAATTAATATCAATGCTGTACAGTCCGCTTGTGACAACCAGTCTTCCCAAAGGGCTGATCACCAGGATATTTGGGATGCGAGTGCAGATTTATTGCTAAATTCGCAGAACGCTGCAGCAGCACGACAATTTACGCATGATGAATCTCCCCCACTTGTTAAATGGAATGCATCGAGCCCTGTCACTCACCTTCATTCAAGAGTTCAACGCAGCCAAAGTGCAGAAGCTTCCTCTTCACCTGAGACCTTTGACAACAAGAAAGCTGCACTTCTCCTCACACAATCCGCAGACAAAACTGAAGGACCACTGATATCACCTCCACATGCAACCTCAGTGGTTCAAGAGAAGCCTGCATCTTTCCCGAGTGCCATGAGGTCTCCGACGACAAAACCCGCCGACACACTGCACTGGCCAAGATGTTCAAGCCAAGGATCCGGAAGCCTGTCACCTGCGGACAAAGCATACAACCCATTGTCTCCCCATTGTGCATGGGCGGAGCCTATCATGGAGAGCCACCTCACCAATGCAACTTCGAAAAGCTTCCAAGGGAACTTGACTCTAGCAGTGAGGGCTGAAGAATTCAGCAGAGTGCAAGAGGCTGCCTCTCGTGTGGGTGTCCACGTCTCAAATGCAACCTCAAATGATCAAAAGGGTGATGCTTCAGTTCCACCTTCGGAGGGTCTTCCAGAACAACTCATTGCCTTGCCTATTGAATCATCTAAACTGTTCAGTGCTCCATCAAACCTAATTGATCAGGCAGGGCTCCAGTGTAAAGCCAGCAATGAGGTATCTGCAGGAATCCAGGCAGTAAATGGATTTCCATCCTCTGATATCTACACGACAAATGGTAACAAG GTATCATTCCAGAAGACAATGAAGGACCGAGTGTGGCAATTCTAA
- the LOC122559488 gene encoding uncharacterized protein LOC122559488, translated as MSFGDTQEVNEKFAHNLTCAPTARHPHADVVIKLEHGVASSKGSNPSMSLHTACKSNQSPSSVSHASALDGPPLIAHVEQMQGTLSLSAAGGDGLLSSPCSTPYVPSARSTPLINPVADPCSVGLVQNCRPAPRSEADGSSLQQVPAISARLSSNASDRSVVRNKHHVADGPFVLYRGLRMQPGIKNGTSGSVGTLFSMAWGCQGSPMPGSEESSEQPGLFPQAGNVKSSAGAESSPVCVSSSTDSYHPLSVVRGVLTSRFTLKCQRPVRGIHALPPSSNGEVTAVGQTSHGGGSLLRKEGCRTVAVSNDADADLLSGIRISFVFSLSKYWEHWKIINGVHLASDSLVTTGRELVQSVGKASNFSTTQVEHDSREVNGPIRAGTRAGSRLDEGRQRDFITDSPPSQNNVPFVSDPFVQMADTKTFSTVPDHSDNVYQFEVKLNQNPERVKHASKTTTVVSAELSKLPAGSGCSNENPAEVNDTSSGQDETAAALCCFNSKDLMTQNFFGKNEFPNVAELETTTESIFRFWCPSGDGFEQHHEEMEKGFDFKSSVEWIHSGLNLYTVASPAESISSVHTWNAHCLHFGFTATVDRGQRHKERSQPRKLSNWCSTTDDIVFEERESELLESILRSHPLLTDEGSNGNWADIASHNTALETYRPNACLKNSSSQITQRYGGKQFEADNTKMTLPSLRMGSKCMSSNDWRAVLNQDAPHPDDSTQLFNGQASWRKSEPSVADCTEIEMKGVGHQKCKTILSELPNTLSTALTHSPASKVVNETSEVTSPGADWKAFWDCGSSDVDVAREEMETFATDCSSISAESQLSLCGVGSSPQQSSLRIKNSPCLAAQNVTGH; from the exons ATGAGCTTTGGGGACACTCAGGAAGTCAATGAAAAATTCGCCCATAATCTCACTTGTGCCCCAACAGCACGTCACCCACATGCAGATGTTGTGATCAAGTTAGAACATGGTGTTGCAAGCAGCAAAGGGAGTAATCCTTCGATGAGTCTCCACACTGCATGCAAATCAAACCAGTCCCCCTCTTCGGTTTCACATGCTTCAGCTCTGGATGGACCTCCGTTAATTGCGCACGTTGAACAGATGCAGGGAACTCTATCTCTGTCTGCTGCGGGCGGTGATGGTCTGCTATCCTCACCCTGCAGCACACCCTATGTGCCATCGGCGCGTTCGACACCGTTAATAAATCCAGTTGCCGATCCATGTTCTGTGGGCTTAGTTCAAAACTGCAGACCTGCACCGAGGAGTGAGGCAGATGGTTCATCTCTTCAGCAAGTTCCAGCCATATCTGCACGCTTAAGCAGCAATGCATCTGATCGAAGTGTAGTGAGAAACAAACACCATGTGGCCGATGGACCTTTTGTTCTGTATAGAGGATTGAGGATGCAACCAGGCATTAAGAATGGGACCTCTGGGAGTGTGGGGACTTTGTTTTCAATGGCCTGGGGCTGCCAGGGGAGTCCAATGCCAGGCAGCGAAGAAAGTTCTGAACAGCCAGGGCTCTTCCCTCAGGCCGGGAATGTCAAGAGCTCGGCAGGAGCTGAAAGTTCACCAGTCTGTGTGTCAAGCAGTACGGATagctatcaccctctgtctgtgGTACGCGGTGTTCTAACCTCAAGATTCACACTGAAATGTCAAAGGCCAGTTCGGGGAATCCATGCTCTCCCTCCGAGTAGCAACGGGGAAGTAACGGCTGTTGGGCAGACATCGCATGGAGGTGGCTCCCTGCTCCGAAAAGAAGGCTGTAGAACAGTGGCCGTCTCAAATGATGCTGACGCAGATTTGCTATCAGGGATCAGGATCAGTTTTGTATTCTCACTCTCCAAGTACTGGGAGCACTGGAAAATCATCAATGGCGTGCATCTCGCTTCCGACTCGTTGGTAACAACAGGCCGTGAGCTTGTGCAATCCGTTGGCAAAGCGAGTAATTTCTCCACGACGCAAGTAGAACATGACTCACGTGAGGTGAATGGACCAATCCGGGCTGGAACTAGAGCTGGCTCACGTCTAGATGAGGGCAGACAGAGAGACTTCATTACTGACTCCCCTCCCAGTCAGAATAATGTGCCTTTTGTAAGTGATCCTTTTGTCCAAATGGCCGATACAAAAACCTTCAGCACAGTGCCTGATCATTCCGATAATGTTTACCAATTCGAGGTAAAATTGAACCAAAACCCTGAGCGTGTTAAGCATGCGAGCAAAACTACCACAGTCGTCTCTGCAGAACTCTCCAAGTTGCCGGCTGGAAGTGGGTGTTCTAATGAAAATCCCGCTGAGGTAAATGATACCTCAAGTGGACAAGATGAAACAGCAGCTGCCCTCTGTTGTTTCAATTCCAAAGACCTGATGACACAGAACTTTTTCGGCAAAAATGAATtcccaaatgtggctgagttggAAACCACCACCGAGTCCATTTTCCGTTTCTGGTGTCCTTCAGGGGACGGCTTTGAACAGCACCATGAGGAGATGGAGAAAGGATTTGATTTTAAGTCTAGTGTTGAATGGATCCACAGTGGACTCAACCTGTACACCGTAGCGAGTCCTGCAGAGTCAATTAGTAGCGTGCACACGTGGAATGCACACTGTCTCCATTTTGGGTTCACTGCAACAGTTGACAGGGGGCAACGTCATAAAGAAAGATCTCAGCCAAGAAAATTAAGTAACTGGTGCAGTACAACAGACGATATTGTGTTTGAGGAACGTGAATCGGAGCTGTTAGAGAGTATATTGAGGTCCCACCCCCtgctgactgatgaaggcagcaATGGTAACTGGGCTGACATTGCTTCACATAATACAGCACTCGAAACCTACAGGCCAAACGCTTGCCTCAAAAATAGCAGTAGCCAAATAACTCAACGATATGGGGGCAAACAGTTTGAGGCtgacaacacaaagatgaccCTACCATCTCTGAGAATGGGGAGCAAATGCATGAGTAGCAATGATTGGCGTGCAGTCCTAAATCAGGATGCACCACACCCTGATGATTCAACACAACTTTTCAATGGGCAAGCAAGTTGGAGGAAATCTGAGCCTAGCGTGGCCGACTGCACCGAAATAGAAATGAAAGGAGTGGGTCACCAAAAATGCAAAACCATTCTCTCTGAGTTACCGAATACGTTATCAACAGCTTTAACCCACAGTCCAGCATCTAAAGTGGTCAATGAAACTTCTGAAGTGACAAGCCCGGGAGCTGATTGGAAAGCCTTTTGGGACTGCGGCAGTAGTGATGTAGACGTTGCACGTGAAGAAATGGAGACCTTTGCAACAGACTGTTCTTCAATCTCAGCCGAGTCTCAGCTGTCTCTCTGCGGAGTTGGCAGCAGCCCGCAGCAGTCATCATTGCGGATCAAAAACTCACCGTGTTTGGCTGCACAGAATG TTACAGGTCACTGA